The Triticum urartu cultivar G1812 chromosome 5, Tu2.1, whole genome shotgun sequence genome contains the following window.
aaatgagtgagcccaaaagatccatcaacatggagcttcttcatgcgttttataccgatatgacttacgtggcagtgccacaagtaggtggtactatcattactatcttatcttttggcatgaacatgtgtatcactacagatcgagattcaataaaccattcattttaggtgtaagaccattgaaggtattattcaaataaacagagtaaccattattctccttaaatgaataactatcacgatagacataatccaatcatgtctatgctcaacgcaaacaccaaataacaattatttaggttttaataccaatctcgatggtagagggagcgtgcgatgcttgatcatatcaacattggaaacacttccaacacatatcgtcagctcacctttagctagtctccgtttattccgtagcttttatttcgagttactaacacttagcaaccgaaccggtatctaataccctggtgctactaggagtactagtaaagtacacatcaacacaatgtatatccaatatacttctatcgaccttgccagccttctcatctaccaagtatctagggtaattctgctccagtggctgttcccttattacagaagcacttagtctcgggtttgggttcaaccttgggtttcttcactagagcagcagctgatttgccgttttatgaagtatcccttcttgcccttgcccttcttgaaactagtggtttcaccaaccatcaacaattgatgctccttcttgatttctacttttgtggtgtcaaacatcgcgaatatctcaaggatcatcatatatgtccctgatatatcatagttcatcacgaagctctagcagcttggtggtaatgacttcggagaaacatcactatttcatttggaagatcaactcccactcgattcaagcgattgttgtactcagacaatctgagcacaagttcaacaattgagcttttctcccttagtttgcaggctaagaaaatcgtcagaggtcttatacctcttgacgtgggcacgagcctgaaatcccaatttcagcccttgaaacatctcatatgtttcgcgacgtttcaaaatgtcttcagtgcctcaactctaagccgtttaactgaactatcacgtagttatcaaaatgtgtatgtcagatgttcgcaacatccacagacaacgttcgaggttcagcacactgagcggtgcattaaggacataagccttctatgaagcaatgaggacaatcctcagtttacggacctagtccgcataattgctactatcaactttcaactaaattttctctaggaacatatctaaacagtagaactgaagcgcgagctacgacataatttgcgaagaccttttgactatgttcaggataattaagttcattatgaactcccactcagatagacatccctctagtcatctaagtgattacatgatccgagtcaactaggccgtgtccgatcatcacgtgagacggactagtcaactcggtgaacatcttcatgttgatcgtatctaccatacgactcatgctcgacctttcggtctcttgtgttccgaggccatgtctgtacatgctaggctcgtcaagtcaacctaagtgttgcatgtgtaaatctgtcttacacccgttgtatgtgaacgtaaggatctatcacacccgatcatcacgtggtgcttcgaaacgacgaactgcaacggtgcacagttagggggaacacttcttgaaattttaatgagggatcatcttatttactaccgtcgttctaagcaaacaagatgcaacatgataaacatcacatgcaatcaaataagtgacatgatatggccaatatcattgctcctttgatctccatcttggggctccatgatcatcacgtcaccggcatgacaccatgatctccatcatcatgatctccatcatcgtgtcttcatgaagtttctcgccaactattacttctactactacagctaacggttagcaataaagtaaagtaattacatgacgtttatgttgacacgcaggtcataaataaataaagacaactcctatggctcctgccggttgtcatattcatcgacatgcaagtcgtgattcctattacaagaacatgatcaatctcatacatcacatatatcattcatcacatccttttggccatatcacatcacatagcataccctgcaaaaacaagttagacgtcctctaattgttgtttgcatgttttacgtggctgctatgaggtttctagcaagaacgtttcttacctacgcaaaaccacaacgtgatatgccaatttctatttacccttcataaggacccttttcatcaaatccgatccgactaaagtgggagagacagacacccgctagccaccttatgcaactagtgcatgtcagtcggtggaaccagtctcacgtaagagtacgtgtaaggtcggtccgggccgcttcatcccacgatgccgccgaatcaagataagactagtaacggcaagcatattgaacaaaatcaacgcccacaactactttgtgttctactcgtgcatagaaactacgcatagacctagctcatgatgccactgttggggaacgtagcaaaattcaaaattttcctacgtgtcaccaagatcaatctatggagtcatctagcaacgagggaggagtggatctacatacccttgtagatcgcgcgggcgcgttcaagagaacggggttgatggagtcgtactcgtcgtgattccaaatcaccgatgatcctagcgccgaacggacggcacctccgcgttcaacacacgtacggagcagcgacgtctcctccttcttgatccagcggcgcgggagaggttgatggagatccagcagcacgaccgGCGTGGTGGCTCGTCGTGNNNNNNNNNNNNNNNNNNNNNNNNNNNNNNNNNNNNNNNNNNNNNNNNNNNNNNNNNNNNNNNNNNNNNNNNNNNNNNNNNNNNNNNNNNNNNNNNNNNNNNNNNNNNNNNNNNNNNNNNNNNNNNNNNNNNNNNNNNNNNNNNNNNNNNNNNNNNNNNNNNNNNNNNNNNNNNNNNNNNNNNNNNNNNNNNNNNNNNNNNNNNNNNNNNNNNNNNNNNNNNNNNNNNNNNNNNNNNNNNNNNNNNNNNNNNNNNNNNNNNNNNNNNNNNNNNNNNNNNNNNNNNNNNNNNNNNNNNNNNNNNNNNNNNNNNNNNNNNNNNNNNNNNNNNNNNNNNNNNNNNNNNNNNNNNNNNNNNNNNNNNNNNNNNNNNNNNNNNNNNNNNNNNNNNNNNNNNNNNNNNNNNNNNNNNNNNNNNNNNNNNNNNNNNNNNNNNNNNNNNNNNNNNNNNNNNNNNNNNNNNNNNNNNNNNNNNNNNNNNNNNNNNNNNNNNNNNNNNNNNNNNNNNNNNNNNNNNNNNNNNNNNNNNNNNNNNNNNNNNNNNNNNNNNNNNNNNNNNNNNNNNNNNNNNNNNNNNNNNNNNNNNNNNNNNNNNNNNNNNNNNNNNNNNNNNNNNNNNNNNNNNNNNNNNNNNNNNNNNNNNNNNNNNNNNNNNNNNNNNNNNNNNNNNNNNNNNNNNNNNNNNNNNNNNNNNNNNNNNNNNNNNNNNNNNNNNNNNNNNNNNNNNNNNNNNNNNNNNNNNNNNNNNNNNNNNNNNNNNNNNNNNNNNNNNNNNNNNNNNNNNNNNNNNNNNNNNNNNNNNNNNNNNNNNNNNNNNNNNNNNNNNNNNNNNNNNNNNNNNNNNNNNNNNNNNNNNNNNNNNNNNNNNNNNNNNNNNNNNNNNNNNNNNNNNNNNNNNNNNNNNNNNNNNNNNNNNNNNNNNNNNNNNNNNNNNNNNNNNNNNNNNNNNNNNNNNNNNNNNNNNNNNNNNNNNNNNNNNNNNNNNNNNNNNNNNNNNNNNNNNNNNNNNNNNNNNNNNNNNNNNNNNNNNNNNNNNNNNNNNNNNNNNNNNNNNNNNNNNNNNNNNNNNNNNNNNNNNNNNNNNNNNNNNNNNNNNNNNNNNNNNNNNNNNNNNNNNNNNNNNNCCCTGCGCTCAACGGGCAAAGTGTGGCCTACGCCATGCTCAAGTTCCCCTCCGAATCTGTGAACCCGCTGCACACCCACCCTCGCGCGGCCGAGCTGCTGCTCGTTCTTGACGGCACGCTCTCCGTCGGTTTCGTCGACACGGCCGGCAAGCTCTACACGCAGGACCTGGCCGCCGGCGACATGTTCGTGTTCCCCAAGGGCCTGGTGCACTACCAGTCCAACCCGGGGCAAAGCCCCGCCGTGGCGCTCTCCGCGTTCGGCAGCTCCGCGCCTGCCACCGTGTCCGTGCCCGTCAGCGTGTTCGGCACCGGCGTCGATGACGCCGTGCTCGCCAAGTCATTCAAGACCGACCTTCCTACCGTGCAGAAGCTCAAGGCGGCGCTCACTCCACCTCCCAAGAAGTGATTCATGTGAGATATATGCTCTTGTTGCTCTTCTTTTTCATGGGTGTATCGACGCCGCCATGAACTAATAAGGCTATGAGCTAGTGAGTGATGATGAAATAATCTCAGTGTTGTCAAGTATAGGCAACTACTCCTACTATGTAATACtatgctagttgtgatgtctgaGTCGTGATTGTGCGTGCTTACGAGATCCATCCGTTCCCAAATGCATTGTAAAATAACTTGACGCACGACTAAAAGCTCTtatgtagtactactagtacaacTTAACAGCACCAATCACAAATGAACACCGTGAATCACACAAGTCGCAACGAGTTCCTAATTTCCTTCAAgcgtcctatatatatatataccggCATTGAGCCCGTTGATCACAACCATCTTCTACGCCGCCCGAGAGTGGTGGTGGCGGTGCTCGCGCTCACGGTCTTgtgccctctccctctccctctgcGGCGCCTTGCCATGCCGGTGGTGCTTGTGCCCGGCGTCCCTGTGCTGCACGCCGAGCGCTGCTGCATGCCGGTGCTGCTCGCTGTCGTCGGGCTTGCCGCCCTGCCTGTGGAGgacgtggtggtgatggtggtgcTGCTGCTGCCCGGCCGCCCCGCTGCTATGCTTCTTGTGCGCGTGCGGGTGCTTgctgtggtggtggtggtggtggtggtggtggtgggtgtgGGCGTGCGCGTGGTGGCCTCGGCCTCCCCGGTGCTTCGGGTGCGCGTCCTCCGGTGGCCCGAACACGTCCTCCCAGTAGTCGTACAGCGGGTCGAACATGCCCTTCTGGTGGAGCAGCCACAGCAGCACCGCGACTGCAACGCCAAAAACACGGAGAAAATGAGCATTGGCGCCGTGAACATGAAGAAAAATAGCCACCTGACGAAACGAAATGCTTACGGACCAGCGGGTAGCGTGGTGAGCAGCAGGCCGAACATGACGAGCCAGCCGATGCATATGTACTGGATGTGGCAGCTCAGGTCCAAGAAGCTCGTGCACTTGGTGCTGTTTCAGAGGGAGTGGAATAGATAGATGAGCTAAAATGATCAGAAAGAGTAAGAGGCACAGCCGGATCCGAATTACTACCGAAAACATTATTACCTGCATGATCTGCCGGTGAAGAAATCGATCACGCTGTCCCATGTGTTGCGCCACAAGGTTTCGATGGCTTCGACGAAACCCCTGATGCCACCCTTCTTATGCTGCTTCGGTGGGCCGATCTACATGGGTTTTAAGGGCAGTAAGCAATGTATGTAGCTCAGAGATTGGAACAGCACAACACAATTATTTGTCATGGTAAAAAGGGATCTGGATCGTGCGAAAACACAGATCTGTGATACTCTGACAAAAGTTTATCAAGGCAAGAGATACACTGACATCAAAGATTGGGATGAAACATTGTAGGCAACTCTAACTATCTCCCTGCGCTTGTTTTAACAGGAAACAAAAGCCAATGAATCCTAACAGGATCACTACAAGGGAACAAACATTTCAGAACCTGTGTTCCATTGTCAAGAACGGTGGCTGTAGTCGAGAACTGGCATTCTGCTCTGTCAAGTTCACTGAAATCTGACGCTTTCAAAATAGCTGCAATCCACCACAAACAAATCCCATGTTAATTCCTAAAACAGGACTTTGGATTTAAGGACAATGATGAGCTGTCTTTGGTTTCTAACTCACCCGAGCAGCGATATTTTGATGCTTGGTCTGATGAGGAACGCAAATAGAATGAGCGGATAACCACTTGGCCAGGTTTGATGATGAAGAATTGCTCCTGCAAATGAAATTGCTCCTGCGGTCAGGTTTCATGAGAAGAAACTGAATGAGCAAATAACCAAAGCAGGGAACTGTGCTGATGAATAATTAACTGAAATGAAGTGTTGCAGCTCGTCAATcaaataaaaagagaaaatacCGAGACCGCAATAAATATACCTCCACATAACTGATGCCACTTAAGCAGTCGAACTGTAAAAAGAGTAAGGCAGTCATCAGAGTTCAGGAAAACTGAGGAGGCTAAGTAAATCATCTATTACATTATTAAACCAATCGCTTTATGTGTCAAATATATCCCAGTCGAACGATGTGGGCGCGTCCATGTGGGTATTCAGGGAATAGAAAGGTTATTCATGCAAGGACAACAAGGATGATGGGTAGGAAATCAATACATGCACCTATCATCTTCTTAGTAGAAAAGAAAATTAATGCAATTAATGAACTATCAAAAGGTAGTATTGTCTACAAATATATCAAAAGGTATTgcttccgtgcaaagaaaattaTAATTTCCTTGGCGATGCATACCGTCAAGCTATATGAAGCTTCCAGTTTGCCAATGTTCTTAATTGTGACCTTGGAAGTACCAACTTGGCTTAAGGCTTCAAATGTAGGGACATTAATGTCAATTATTTTCCCTGGACTCCTGAAATTGACAAATCAGTGCAAGGTAAATGCAAAATAAAATTGCGTAATTATTATCAGTACCTCTGGTATACATAATTTATATCATCAGCACTCAGCTCTATCAGCAAATTAGTATTCAGACTTTCTGTGATTCCAATAGAGAATGAATGAGCTCCTGCATTCTGTGATGGGTATGTATCAAATGCTTTA
Protein-coding sequences here:
- the LOC125507254 gene encoding putative germin-like protein 9-2 is translated as PALNGQSVAYAMLKFPSESVNPLHTHPRAAELLLVLDGTLSVGFVDTAGKLYTQDLAAGDMFVFPKGLVHYQSNPGQSPAVALSAFGSSAPATVSVPVSVFGTGVDDAVLAKSFKTDLPTVQKLKAALTPPPKK
- the LOC125510210 gene encoding protein HAPLESS 2-A-like isoform X3, which encodes MAPRPRPPHSRPGNHAVFLLLAAAALVEPAVGVEILSKSRLERCALDSGAGGALACDRKLVLNLAVPSGSDVAYKPEEMFTKTHKCESDAGADVVGVCERLWDQNGHVIEQTEPVCCPCGPHRRVGSSCGSIFDKMIKGKANTAHCVRFPGDWYHVFEIGTRSTGYSIRVQVKKGSSVTEVIVSPENKTVVSKDNFLRVNLIGDYVGHDSMPTFEDFYLVTPREAGGDGQPQVLGDEFSRWMLLERVRFTLDGLECNKIGVGYEAYRNQPNLCGSPFGSCLYNQLWNFKESDDNRIYRNQEPQYIVQGRFDRINQHPNAGAHSFSIGITESLNTNLLIELSADDINYVYQRSPGKIIDINVPTFEALSQVGTSKVTIKNIGKLEASYSLTFDCLSGISYVEEQFHLQEQFFIIKPGQVVIRSFYLRSSSDQASKYRCSAILKASDFSELDRAECQFSTTATVLDNGTQIGPPKQHKKGGIRGFVEAIETLWRNTWDSVIDFFTGRSCSTKCTSFLDLSCHIQYICIGWLVMFGLLLTTLPAVAVLLWLLHQKGMFDPLYDYWEDVFGPPEDAHPKHRGGRGHHAHAHTHHHHHHHHHHSKHPHAHKKHSSGAAGQQQHHHHHHVLHRQGGKPDDSEQHRHAAALGVQHRDAGHKHHRHGKAPQRERERAQDREREHRHHHSRAA
- the LOC125510210 gene encoding protein HAPLESS 2-like isoform X1, which encodes MAPRPRPPHSRPGNHAVFLLLAAAALVEPAVGVEILSKSRLERCALDSGAGGALACDRKLVLNLAVPSGSSGGESSLVAQVVEVEENDAQAMQTVRDPPVITINKSAVYALYALSYMRDVAYKPEEMFTKTHKCESDAGADVVGVCERLWDQNGHVIEQTEPVCCPCGPHRRVGSSCGSIFDKMIKGKANTAHCVRFPGDWYHVFEIGTRSTGYSIRVQVKKGSSVTEVIVSPENKTVVSKDNFLRVNLIGDYVGHDSMPTFEDFYLVTPREAGGDGQPQVLGDEFSRWMLLERVRFTLDGLECNKIGVGYEAYRNQPNLCGSPFGSCLYNQLWNFKESDDNRIYRNQEPQYIVQGRFDRINQHPNAGAHSFSIGITESLNTNLLIELSADDINYVYQRSPGKIIDINVPTFEALSQVGTSKVTIKNIGKLEASYSLTFDCLSGISYVEEQFHLQEQFFIIKPGQVVIRSFYLRSSSDQASKYRCSAILKASDFSELDRAECQFSTTATVLDNGTQIGPPKQHKKGGIRGFVEAIETLWRNTWDSVIDFFTGRSCSTKCTSFLDLSCHIQYICIGWLVMFGLLLTTLPAVAVLLWLLHQKGMFDPLYDYWEDVFGPPEDAHPKHRGGRGHHAHAHTHHHHHHHHHHSKHPHAHKKHSSGAAGQQQHHHHHHVLHRQGGKPDDSEQHRHAAALGVQHRDAGHKHHRHGKAPQRERERAQDREREHRHHHSRAA